The window ATGAGCCGTAGATCCGTCATCGACTACGATGATCTCATAAGGCTGCCAGGATTGGGATAAGGCGCTTTGCAGCGCCTGTTCGATATAGGGGCAATTATAAAATGGAATAATAACCGAGACCTTCGGATAATTCATGTTCATGACAAACTTCCTCCCCTGCCGGAACGGTAATAGTCAACAATATCCTGTATGGAATGCTCAAGGCTGATTTCCGGTTTCCAGCCAAGGATAGCGGCGTTCTTTTCCGGTCCGTCAGCAGCATCCGGCTCACCGGAGCCTGCCGGCTTCACCGTCTGCTCTTCCCCAGTATCCGCCCCCCAGTCCATTAAGACTGGTGCCTCCGCATGGGCCAGCAGCTTCCCGGCAATATCCCCCAGACTCCGCTGAGTTCCCGAATCAATACGGTAGACGGTTCCGGCCTTGCCCTGACGCAGAATGTAGTCGTAAGCCCGCACGGCGTCACGCACATCCAAAAAGTCCCGCAGCACATGCCTTGAAGAGAGCTTGAACGTCTGCGGCTCTGTATTCCTTCCTGCCGCAGCTTCTTCACTGCGCACAATATGCTGCGCGAGCAAAGAACAGAAGCCGGTCGAAGGGCCGGGGCCGATCAGGTTGCAGGGCTCTGCCAGCAGCACGGGCTGTTTGAACAGCGTCCCCCAGGCCAGTGACACCAGCTCCTCCAGTGTTTTGCTGAAGCTGTACGGATGGGGCGGCCCGTCGGCCGTTCCGGGTCTGTATTTGAGCCTGGAGCCGGCCACCAGAATCCGGCCTGCCGGCCGGGCACGCAGGGCTTCAAGCAAATACAGGGTAGCCATTACATTGGTCTCCATATAGAGCAGCGGATCCCGCCAGGATTCCGGAACGGAGTTCTTGCCCGCCAGGTGCAGCACCTCGTCCGGCGCCGCTTCAGCAATCATAGCGGCAACAGCCTTCCGGTCGCTGAGGTCGCATTCCTGCACCCTGACACCCTCCGGGAAGCCCGCGGATAAGGCGGCCGGACGGCGTA of the Paenibacillus pedocola genome contains:
- a CDS encoding NAD-dependent epimerase/dehydratase family protein; this translates as MDEPVSDVHMKGRRLLITGAAGFTGRHAVAYFHAAGAEVTAVVRRPAALSAGFPEGVRVQECDLSDRKAVAAMIAEAAPDEVLHLAGKNSVPESWRDPLLYMETNVMATLYLLEALRARPAGRILVAGSRLKYRPGTADGPPHPYSFSKTLEELVSLAWGTLFKQPVLLAEPCNLIGPGPSTGFCSLLAQHIVRSEEAAAGRNTEPQTFKLSSRHVLRDFLDVRDAVRAYDYILRQGKAGTVYRIDSGTQRSLGDIAGKLLAHAEAPVLMDWGADTGEEQTVKPAGSGEPDAADGPEKNAAILGWKPEISLEHSIQDIVDYYRSGRGGSLS